From a region of the Thermodesulfobacteriota bacterium genome:
- a CDS encoding alpha/beta hydrolase, which produces MKHQDGKFKGVRDTNIYYQYWLPEGEPKAILIVVHGLAEHSGRYMNVVNHMVPSGYAVYTMDHIGHGKSDGKRAYVKRFRDYTKTLKSYFDMIREWQPEKPIFLIGHSMGGLISAAYLLEYQDELSGAVLSGPSIKVPDNISAVVIFVGKMLSTLTPKAGLIQLEAEGVSRDPAVVAAYVDDPLVYTGKATARLGAELLRTMQRLTEQATKIRLPMMIVQGGDDKLVDPSGARLLYDSISSRDKAIKIYDGFYHEVFNEPEHEHVLNAVKDWIDAHVDAT; this is translated from the coding sequence ATGAAACATCAGGATGGAAAATTCAAAGGTGTTCGGGATACCAATATTTATTATCAATATTGGCTGCCTGAAGGTGAACCCAAAGCCATACTTATAGTTGTTCATGGATTGGCAGAGCACAGTGGGCGATATATGAATGTGGTTAACCATATGGTTCCATCGGGTTATGCGGTATATACGATGGATCACATTGGGCATGGAAAATCAGACGGCAAGAGAGCTTACGTGAAACGGTTCCGGGACTACACCAAAACGCTTAAGAGCTATTTTGACATGATTCGGGAATGGCAGCCGGAAAAACCGATATTTTTAATCGGGCATAGTATGGGTGGGTTGATTAGTGCCGCATACTTACTGGAGTATCAGGATGAATTATCGGGAGCTGTTCTTTCAGGGCCGAGCATCAAAGTGCCTGACAATATTTCGGCAGTGGTTATTTTTGTCGGAAAGATGCTTTCGACTCTCACGCCCAAGGCTGGACTGATTCAATTGGAGGCAGAAGGTGTCAGCCGGGATCCGGCAGTGGTGGCTGCCTATGTCGATGACCCGTTGGTGTATACCGGAAAAGCCACCGCACGGCTTGGCGCAGAACTGCTCAGAACCATGCAGCGTCTAACGGAGCAAGCCACCAAGATAAGACTGCCGATGATGATTGTGCAGGGTGGGGATGACAAATTGGTTGATCCGAGTGGTGCCCGATTGCTTTATGATTCAATAAGTTCAAGGGATAAAGCCATAAAAATTTATGATGGTTTTTACCATGAAGTATTCAATGAACCGGAACATGAGCACGTGTTGAATGCTGTCAAAGATTGGATAGACGCTCATGTTGATGCAACCTGA
- a CDS encoding 4Fe-4S dicluster domain-containing protein, translated as MKTTKQNVYELKNLRAPIILLLSFWAIAIILWQTKGNIFYLFNFGYIGTAVGIGIGLYVVLPKKKKPSGRRLAQLLIGIYMLGFLGIIKMENMQLEGFFFYLLSGFFAGSVIHYLVAKILGPVLFGRGFCGWACWTAMVLDFLPYKRNKAGRIAAKWEVLRYVHFALSFVLVAVLWFVFQYRSIPMGQAELVWLVGGNAFYFTAAIVLALTLKDNRAFCKYLCPITAILKITSRFAFIKIKGDKEKCTQCGACSKACPMDINIMTYVNNGERVLSTECIFCLTCTTVCPEGILDDTFKIDFGGKEYIRRR; from the coding sequence ATGAAAACGACGAAACAAAATGTGTATGAGTTAAAAAATCTCAGAGCCCCAATCATCCTTCTTCTCTCATTTTGGGCCATCGCCATTATTTTATGGCAAACCAAGGGAAACATATTTTATCTGTTCAATTTCGGTTATATTGGAACTGCGGTTGGTATTGGAATTGGCCTATATGTAGTACTTCCCAAAAAAAAGAAACCTTCAGGCAGACGCTTGGCCCAGTTGCTTATCGGTATCTATATGCTCGGTTTTCTGGGGATAATCAAAATGGAGAACATGCAATTGGAGGGTTTCTTCTTTTATTTGCTATCCGGATTTTTTGCAGGCTCGGTGATTCATTATCTGGTCGCTAAGATCCTGGGGCCGGTTTTATTTGGAAGAGGCTTCTGCGGTTGGGCGTGTTGGACTGCCATGGTTCTCGATTTTCTTCCTTATAAGAGGAACAAGGCGGGTCGAATTGCAGCAAAATGGGAGGTATTGAGGTATGTCCATTTTGCTTTGAGTTTTGTATTGGTTGCGGTGTTGTGGTTTGTTTTTCAATACCGCTCCATCCCAATGGGTCAAGCAGAGCTGGTGTGGCTTGTTGGCGGCAATGCATTTTATTTTACAGCTGCAATCGTTCTGGCCTTAACGCTTAAAGATAATAGGGCTTTTTGTAAATACCTTTGCCCAATTACCGCCATACTCAAAATTACATCCAGATTTGCCTTCATTAAAATCAAGGGAGACAAAGAGAAATGCACACAGTGTGGCGCGTGCAGCAAGGCGTGTCCGATGGATATCAATATCATGACATACGTAAATAACGGTGAAAGGGTCCTTTCCACCGAATGTATTTTCTGTTTGACATGCACAACGGTATGTCCGGAAGGTATACTCGATGATACTTTTAAAATAGATTTTGGCGGTAAAGAATATATACGAAGAAGATGA
- a CDS encoding YcaO-like family protein has translation MKFTNYVRNSYGKCDIPANTIRKIKDGFRKLDLDVQYSAFRVSDSIFWGQIWIDSIRIVCNGKGITPQLAEASAYAELAERFSSGLFYPIFEERVRFNIPALYDQETSSFLNFEWMEGYVNAHQDDLQQKHLRIEDLLANETHLSEKDIENIKNSQMAGHWVDGFSIIREETIKVPVNFVTYIHASNGIAAGNTIEEAIIQASCEIFERHAQIQTIKYEKTAPTIGLDSINNDVIRDMIGFYQQENVEIMIKDLSLDGLLPCIGVLFINHNLSPGRLEHKILIPGVSFNMDEGLTRCFTESMQGRETLSIPRPQLDKPLVHKSRVNNFYLLMKCSISPKDISFLEQGEVNAYKNTKIKDVLGEIEEIKKICKRFNTDCIILNYTHPILKFPAVRVIIPRVSDFLPFLNQDILVAEETKPDSTWRGTRYRNIMQSFFV, from the coding sequence ATGAAATTTACCAATTATGTCAGAAACAGTTACGGCAAGTGTGATATTCCGGCCAATACCATCCGTAAAATCAAAGACGGGTTTCGCAAACTGGATCTCGATGTTCAATACTCAGCCTTTCGAGTCTCGGACAGTATTTTTTGGGGGCAAATCTGGATTGATTCAATCCGCATTGTCTGTAATGGGAAAGGCATTACCCCACAGCTTGCTGAGGCCAGTGCCTATGCGGAACTGGCGGAACGCTTTAGTTCCGGATTGTTCTATCCGATTTTTGAAGAACGGGTGAGATTTAACATCCCGGCCCTTTACGATCAGGAAACCAGCAGTTTTCTTAACTTTGAATGGATGGAGGGGTATGTAAATGCCCACCAGGATGATCTTCAGCAAAAACATCTAAGAATAGAAGACCTATTGGCCAACGAAACCCATCTATCCGAGAAGGATATTGAGAATATCAAAAACAGCCAAATGGCAGGGCATTGGGTGGATGGCTTTTCAATCATTCGTGAAGAAACCATAAAAGTTCCCGTCAATTTTGTTACCTATATTCACGCATCCAACGGTATAGCTGCTGGCAACACCATAGAAGAAGCCATCATTCAGGCTTCGTGTGAAATATTTGAGCGCCATGCCCAAATACAAACCATTAAATATGAAAAAACAGCTCCCACCATTGGTCTGGATTCTATAAATAATGATGTCATAAGAGATATGATTGGATTCTATCAGCAAGAGAATGTTGAAATAATGATCAAGGATCTTTCTCTTGACGGACTGTTGCCCTGCATCGGAGTACTGTTTATCAACCACAACCTGTCCCCCGGCCGTCTGGAACATAAAATACTGATACCCGGCGTATCTTTCAACATGGATGAAGGGCTCACGCGCTGTTTTACTGAAAGCATGCAGGGCCGGGAAACTCTGTCGATTCCGCGGCCTCAACTGGATAAACCACTTGTCCACAAATCCCGGGTCAATAATTTTTACCTGCTGATGAAATGCTCAATTTCTCCAAAAGATATCTCGTTTCTTGAGCAGGGTGAAGTAAACGCCTACAAAAACACTAAAATCAAGGATGTTTTAGGCGAAATTGAGGAAATTAAGAAAATATGTAAACGGTTCAATACCGATTGCATCATTTTGAATTACACCCATCCGATATTGAAATTTCCGGCAGTCAGAGTCATTATCCCGCGGGTTTCCGACTTTTTACCCTTCCTAAATCAAGACATTCTCGTAGCTGAAGAAACAAAACCGGATTCCACCTGGCGTGGTACAAGATATAGAAACATAATGCAGAGTTTTTTCGTCTAA
- a CDS encoding MBL fold metallo-hydrolase, with product MIIKSLTLGPIQANCFILGCEETLQAAVIDPGDEVDRILMSLAESSLKLKYIINTHGHFDHVGGNKRLKDATGAQILIHPLDAHMLDEISAHGSAWGIPVENSPKPDRTLEDGDTVSFGKITLKVIHTPGHSQGGISLYTDGHVFVGDTLFAGSVGRTDLPGGNFETLKSNIQNKLFVLGDDVKVYPGHMGNTTIGQEKKYNPFVGEKSIY from the coding sequence TTGATAATCAAATCACTGACGCTGGGACCGATTCAGGCAAATTGTTTTATTTTGGGATGTGAAGAAACTTTACAGGCTGCTGTTATAGATCCTGGAGACGAAGTGGATCGAATTCTTATGTCTCTGGCGGAATCAAGCCTGAAATTAAAATATATAATTAATACGCATGGCCATTTTGATCATGTCGGCGGCAACAAGAGGCTGAAAGATGCAACTGGGGCTCAAATTCTGATACACCCCCTGGATGCACACATGCTTGACGAAATTTCAGCTCATGGATCTGCCTGGGGAATTCCGGTGGAAAATTCACCAAAGCCGGACAGAACTCTTGAAGATGGCGATACCGTTTCCTTCGGCAAAATTACATTGAAAGTGATTCATACGCCCGGTCATTCGCAGGGAGGGATATCTTTATATACCGACGGGCATGTTTTTGTCGGCGATACTCTTTTTGCCGGCTCAGTGGGTCGTACCGACCTGCCGGGCGGAAATTTTGAAACACTTAAATCCAATATACAAAACAAACTTTTTGTACTTGGAGATGATGTTAAGGTTTATCCCGGTCATATGGGAAATACGACCATAGGCCAGGAAAAGAAGTACAATCCGTTTGTCGGAGAAAAAAGCATATATTAA
- the nusB gene encoding transcription antitermination factor NusB, whose product MGNRRRSRELAMQALFFMDVNRNTSNEMMERFCDCFNPPDKARSFFLELVKGVISTRDKIDSIIERFSENWRISRMSPVDRNIIRIAAYEIICCGDIPSKVSINEAVDIGKKFGTEESGAFINGIIDSIRIAHEKEAFQIEIDEDIK is encoded by the coding sequence ATGGGAAATCGGCGACGTTCAAGAGAACTTGCCATGCAAGCTCTCTTTTTTATGGATGTAAACCGCAATACCTCCAATGAAATGATGGAACGTTTTTGTGATTGTTTCAACCCACCGGATAAAGCGCGATCCTTTTTTTTAGAACTGGTTAAAGGGGTTATAAGCACCCGTGATAAAATCGACTCGATTATTGAGCGGTTCTCTGAAAATTGGAGAATAAGCCGTATGTCTCCGGTAGACAGGAACATCATAAGGATTGCAGCCTATGAAATTATCTGCTGTGGAGATATCCCTTCAAAGGTATCTATAAACGAGGCGGTGGACATAGGGAAAAAATTCGGCACCGAAGAATCCGGTGCTTTTATTAATGGAATTATTGACAGCATTCGTATCGCACATGAAAAAGAGGCTTTTCAAATCGAAATAGATGAAGACATAAAATAG
- the ribE gene encoding 6,7-dimethyl-8-ribityllumazine synthase, whose translation MPNIMEGQLLGEGRKFALIVSRFNDFISDKLMGGAVDALLRSGVNDKDIDIVKVPGSFEIPLVAKKMAKKKKYDAVICLGAVIRGATPHFEYVSAEVSKGIAAVSMESEVPVIFGIITTDTIEQAIERAGTKAGNKGWSSAISALEMANLVEVVAKA comes from the coding sequence ATGCCAAATATTATGGAAGGCCAGCTTTTAGGGGAAGGCAGAAAATTCGCCCTTATTGTAAGCCGGTTTAACGATTTTATTTCAGACAAACTTATGGGTGGTGCTGTAGATGCCTTGCTTCGAAGCGGTGTCAATGACAAAGATATAGATATCGTAAAAGTACCAGGCTCCTTTGAAATACCTCTGGTGGCAAAAAAGATGGCAAAAAAGAAAAAGTATGATGCAGTCATATGCCTGGGTGCTGTCATTCGCGGCGCGACACCGCATTTTGAATATGTGAGCGCCGAAGTGTCAAAGGGGATCGCTGCAGTCAGCATGGAATCCGAAGTTCCGGTCATTTTTGGAATCATAACCACGGATACCATTGAACAGGCGATCGAACGTGCAGGAACAAAAGCAGGGAATAAAGGCTGGAGTTCAGCGATCTCTGCCCTGGAAATGGCAAACCTGGTTGAAGTTGTAGCAAAAGCATAA
- a CDS encoding bifunctional 3,4-dihydroxy-2-butanone-4-phosphate synthase/GTP cyclohydrolase II, which produces MSIIAIEDAIKDIRAGRMVILVDDEDRENEGDFTMAAEAVTPESINFMAKYGRGLICLSMTGEKLDSLDLPLMVDNNTSQFQTGFTISIEARCGVTTGISAADRATTIHTAIRDNAKPIDLVRPGHVFPLRAREGGVMVRSGQTEGSVDLARLAGLKPAAVICEIMNDDGTMARMPSLEKVSKEHGIGICTIADLIEYRMRTESFVHRVVETVVPTSHAGKFNVIVYENDMEDIQNIALVKGEIDPEKPILVRVHSECLTGDIFGSLRCDCGDQLHKAMEMMDKEGSGVLLYIRQEGRGIGLVNKLKAYVLQDHGLDTVEANEELGFKPDLRNYGIGAQVLVDLGVRKMRLITNNPKKMIGLQGYGLSIVEQVPIEIKPNKYNKGYLECKKLKMGHLLNFDATP; this is translated from the coding sequence ATGTCCATTATTGCAATAGAAGACGCCATTAAAGATATTCGAGCCGGTCGCATGGTCATTCTGGTGGATGATGAAGACCGTGAAAACGAAGGGGACTTTACCATGGCTGCTGAAGCGGTTACGCCTGAATCCATAAATTTCATGGCCAAATACGGACGCGGGCTGATCTGCCTTTCCATGACAGGAGAAAAGCTTGATTCCCTCGATCTTCCGCTAATGGTTGATAACAACACCTCCCAGTTTCAGACAGGGTTCACCATTTCCATTGAGGCCAGATGCGGTGTAACCACCGGAATATCCGCTGCAGATCGTGCCACCACCATCCACACCGCAATCAGAGATAACGCCAAACCCATTGACCTTGTCAGACCCGGGCATGTATTTCCACTGCGGGCAAGGGAAGGCGGAGTGATGGTACGATCCGGTCAGACGGAAGGTTCTGTTGATCTTGCAAGACTTGCCGGTTTAAAGCCTGCAGCTGTTATTTGTGAAATCATGAACGATGATGGGACCATGGCCCGGATGCCCTCTTTGGAAAAGGTCAGTAAAGAGCATGGTATCGGCATATGTACCATTGCAGATCTCATTGAATACCGCATGAGAACTGAATCTTTTGTTCACCGGGTTGTGGAAACAGTTGTTCCTACCAGCCATGCCGGCAAATTCAATGTGATTGTGTATGAAAATGATATGGAGGATATACAAAACATTGCCCTGGTCAAGGGTGAAATCGACCCTGAAAAACCGATCCTGGTGAGGGTTCACTCAGAATGCCTGACCGGAGATATTTTCGGATCTCTCAGATGCGACTGTGGGGATCAGCTGCACAAGGCCATGGAGATGATGGACAAGGAAGGTTCAGGAGTCCTCCTGTATATCCGGCAGGAAGGCAGAGGTATCGGCCTGGTTAACAAATTAAAAGCTTATGTATTGCAAGATCATGGGCTGGACACTGTTGAGGCAAACGAAGAACTCGGCTTTAAACCGGATTTAAGAAATTACGGTATCGGCGCACAGGTACTGGTTGATCTCGGAGTCAGAAAGATGAGACTCATAACCAACAACCCGAAAAAAATGATCGGCCTTCAGGGGTATGGACTCAGTATTGTCGAGCAGGTTCCGATAGAAATAAAGCCAAATAAATACAACAAAGGTTACCTTGAGTGCAAAAAACTTAAGATGGGGCACCTGCTTAATTTTGATGCAACGCCATAA
- a CDS encoding riboflavin synthase: MFTGIIEGSGTISGIKRSGQTRRMAINADKELESTKIGDSIAVNGACLTVVSFSGTRFEVDLSPETVAKTTLGQAKIGDRVNLERALRISDRIDGHLVSGHIDAIGTIKSSKTQENAIVITFNVPESVSYYIIKKGSVAVDGISLTVNECDHESFQVSIIPHTAKLTTLAFKKISDSVNVETDMIGKYVERFVTQSKVSGNDPDTEKSSIDMQLLGKTGFI, translated from the coding sequence ATGTTCACAGGTATTATAGAAGGTTCTGGAACCATTTCTGGAATAAAGCGGTCGGGTCAGACCAGACGTATGGCCATCAATGCCGATAAAGAGCTTGAAAGTACAAAAATTGGCGACAGCATTGCGGTAAATGGTGCATGCCTGACCGTAGTGTCTTTCAGCGGAACACGGTTTGAGGTGGATCTTTCTCCTGAAACGGTGGCAAAGACCACTCTGGGCCAAGCAAAAATCGGCGACAGGGTAAACCTTGAAAGAGCCCTGCGCATTTCCGACAGAATAGACGGACATCTTGTTTCAGGACATATCGATGCTATCGGAACAATAAAAAGCAGTAAGACCCAAGAAAATGCAATTGTGATTACCTTTAATGTCCCGGAGTCTGTTTCGTATTATATCATAAAAAAAGGGTCTGTGGCCGTAGACGGTATTAGTCTGACCGTAAATGAATGCGATCATGAAAGCTTTCAGGTGAGCATTATTCCGCATACGGCAAAGCTGACCACTCTTGCCTTTAAAAAAATATCGGATTCGGTTAATGTTGAAACAGACATGATCGGAAAATATGTTGAACGCTTTGTAACCCAAAGCAAGGTAAGCGGCAATGACCCAGACACTGAAAAATCATCCATTGACATGCAGCTTCTTGGCAAGACAGGGTTTATTTAA
- the ribD gene encoding bifunctional diaminohydroxyphosphoribosylaminopyrimidine deaminase/5-amino-6-(5-phosphoribosylamino)uracil reductase RibD, which yields MDDNAFMKMALDLAVKGRGFTSPNPMVGAVVVNDGIVVGSGYHEAVGKAHAEVNAINAAGNLAKGATLYVTLEPCNHHGRTPPCTEKIKAAGISRVVVAMKDPNPDVEGGGIDYLKKQGIDISSGLYEDRAKRLNEAFIKYVQTKRPFVIIKCAATLDGRIATKTGDSKWVSGEESRRFVHRLRHAADAIMVGINTVNKDNPRLTTRLEGMKDSDPIRIILDTHLSISQDAKILHLDSDSDTIMVTGASASEGGKAAIKNKGVRILEASVKNGLIDLDILMGTLGELGITNLLIEGGSRVIASSLAARIVDKVIFFYAPRILGGDDGIPICSGTGPKLMSESISLKDINVRRFGDDVMIEGYIDSCSQVL from the coding sequence ATGGATGATAACGCATTCATGAAAATGGCCTTAGACCTTGCGGTAAAGGGCAGGGGTTTTACTTCACCGAACCCCATGGTCGGTGCTGTGGTGGTTAATGACGGCATTGTGGTTGGATCGGGATATCATGAAGCTGTGGGGAAGGCCCATGCAGAAGTGAATGCCATAAATGCTGCGGGAAATCTGGCAAAAGGAGCCACTCTGTATGTCACCCTTGAACCCTGTAATCATCATGGTCGGACACCCCCCTGCACTGAAAAAATCAAAGCGGCTGGTATCAGCAGAGTCGTGGTGGCCATGAAAGATCCCAACCCCGATGTAGAAGGGGGCGGTATCGATTATTTAAAAAAACAAGGCATTGATATTTCTTCAGGCCTATATGAAGACAGGGCCAAAAGGCTGAACGAAGCTTTTATAAAATACGTCCAAACGAAACGTCCGTTCGTTATTATAAAATGTGCCGCCACATTGGATGGAAGAATTGCAACAAAAACAGGGGATTCGAAATGGGTATCCGGTGAGGAATCCAGAAGGTTTGTTCATAGACTCAGGCATGCTGCCGATGCAATTATGGTGGGAATCAATACCGTTAATAAAGATAATCCAAGATTAACCACCCGTTTGGAAGGCATGAAGGACTCAGACCCGATAAGGATCATCCTTGATACCCATCTTTCAATTTCCCAAGATGCCAAAATATTGCACCTTGATTCCGATTCTGATACGATCATGGTTACCGGAGCCTCTGCTTCAGAGGGTGGAAAGGCGGCCATAAAAAACAAAGGCGTTCGAATTCTTGAAGCTTCGGTGAAAAACGGGCTTATTGATCTTGATATTCTGATGGGGACCCTTGGGGAGTTAGGTATCACCAATCTTCTTATTGAAGGCGGAAGCCGGGTCATCGCTTCGTCTCTGGCAGCCCGGATTGTTGACAAAGTTATTTTTTTTTATGCTCCCAGAATTCTCGGTGGCGACGATGGTATCCCCATATGCAGTGGCACCGGTCCGAAGTTAATGAGCGAGTCAATTTCGCTAAAAGATATCAATGTCCGGCGATTCGGCGATGATGTCATGATCGAAGGGTATATTGATTCATGTTCACAGGTATTATAG
- the nrdR gene encoding transcriptional regulator NrdR, whose amino-acid sequence MKCPFCGEIDNKVIDSRLSKDSNVIRRRRECLECSRRFTTYEHIEEIPIMIIKKDGRREVFSREKIRSGIKKACEKRNISMNVIEDFIDDLERDLRETGEKEIPSTNLGEKIMIKLHEMDDVAYVRFASVYREFKDVNDFVSELKGLLSKQ is encoded by the coding sequence ATGAAATGTCCGTTCTGTGGAGAAATTGACAACAAGGTTATAGATTCCCGGTTGAGCAAGGACAGCAATGTCATTCGCAGGCGCAGGGAATGCCTCGAATGCAGCAGAAGGTTTACTACTTATGAACATATAGAAGAAATCCCCATTATGATTATCAAGAAGGATGGTCGTCGAGAAGTTTTTTCTCGCGAAAAGATTCGTTCCGGCATTAAAAAAGCCTGTGAAAAAAGAAACATCAGCATGAATGTCATCGAAGATTTTATAGATGACCTGGAGCGTGACCTCAGGGAAACCGGGGAAAAAGAGATCCCTTCCACAAACCTTGGTGAAAAAATTATGATAAAACTGCATGAGATGGACGATGTGGCCTATGTCAGGTTTGCCTCTGTTTACCGGGAATTTAAGGATGTAAACGATTTTGTTTCAGAGCTTAAGGGCCTTTTAAGCAAGCAGTAA
- a CDS encoding cytidine/deoxycytidylate deaminase family protein, with amino-acid sequence MPGNGHRPSWEAYFMDITALVAKRSTCLRRAVGAIIVKDKRILSTGYNGAPSGIKHCIDTGCLREQMNVASGERHELCRGIHAEQNAIIQAAFHGVSIKGSTLFCTNLPCSICAKMIINAGLKKIYYSSGYADSMSEEMLKEAGIEVIKLNTSKQGENT; translated from the coding sequence ATGCCCGGAAATGGTCATCGCCCCTCGTGGGAAGCATATTTTATGGATATTACAGCGCTTGTGGCAAAACGGTCCACATGCCTAAGACGAGCTGTCGGCGCCATTATCGTAAAAGATAAAAGGATTCTGTCCACCGGCTATAACGGAGCACCTAGTGGCATAAAACACTGCATTGACACAGGGTGCTTGCGGGAGCAGATGAACGTGGCCTCCGGGGAAAGGCATGAGTTGTGCCGGGGTATTCATGCAGAACAGAATGCCATTATTCAGGCCGCATTTCATGGTGTTTCCATAAAAGGTTCAACTCTTTTTTGTACAAACCTTCCGTGTTCAATCTGTGCTAAAATGATTATTAATGCCGGATTAAAAAAAATTTATTACAGTTCCGGGTATGCAGATTCCATGTCCGAAGAAATGCTGAAAGAAGCAGGCATTGAAGTGATTAAGCTTAACACCAGCAAGCAGGGGGAAAACACATGA
- the glyA gene encoding serine hydroxymethyltransferase, translated as MRLKYVKTIDPDIADCITKEFERQKDTLELIAAENITSPAVMEIQGSILTNKYAEGYPDKRYYGGCEWVDVAEKLAINRAKRLFGAEYANVQPHSGSQANMAIYFSFLKPGDTVLGMNLSHGGHLTHGSPVSFSGRLFHFIPYGIKKETGIIDYEEVARLAKKHQPKMIVAGASAYPRIIDFERFSQIAEQAGAYLMVDMAHIAGLVAAGVHPSPIPFADVISSTTHKTLRGPRGGLILARSDYSKRINSEIFPGMQGGPFMHVIAAKALTFKEASSESFVLYQNAVVNNAKALAEYLMENGINLVSGGTDNHMILIDLRNLGITGKDAASVLEKAGITVNKNSIPFEKLSPHITSGIRIGTPAVTTRGMKKLEMEMIARLIVDILKKPDDDGLVKKARATVSELCRGFPLYEENDF; from the coding sequence TTGCGGCTGAAATACGTTAAAACAATTGATCCAGATATTGCCGATTGTATTACCAAAGAATTTGAAAGACAAAAAGATACCCTGGAGCTCATTGCGGCTGAAAATATCACAAGCCCGGCAGTCATGGAAATCCAAGGAAGTATACTGACCAATAAGTATGCTGAAGGATACCCGGACAAACGTTACTACGGCGGGTGTGAATGGGTGGATGTTGCAGAAAAACTGGCCATCAACCGTGCCAAAAGGCTTTTTGGTGCAGAGTATGCAAATGTGCAGCCCCATTCAGGCTCACAGGCGAATATGGCCATCTATTTTTCATTTTTAAAACCAGGTGATACAGTACTGGGGATGAACCTGTCTCATGGGGGACATCTCACCCATGGAAGCCCGGTGAGCTTTTCAGGCAGATTGTTTCATTTCATTCCTTACGGGATAAAAAAAGAAACCGGGATTATTGATTATGAGGAAGTGGCCCGACTGGCCAAAAAGCATCAGCCGAAGATGATTGTGGCCGGCGCCAGTGCTTATCCGCGTATCATAGATTTTGAAAGATTTTCTCAAATTGCCGAGCAGGCAGGCGCATATTTAATGGTTGATATGGCACACATTGCCGGTTTGGTGGCTGCAGGCGTTCATCCTTCTCCAATACCTTTTGCCGATGTGATTTCCTCAACCACACACAAAACTTTAAGAGGGCCCAGGGGAGGGTTAATTTTAGCCCGGTCGGATTACAGTAAACGTATTAACAGCGAAATATTTCCCGGAATGCAGGGCGGACCGTTCATGCACGTGATTGCAGCTAAAGCGCTGACATTCAAGGAAGCTTCCAGCGAATCCTTTGTACTATATCAGAATGCTGTAGTAAACAATGCTAAGGCCCTGGCAGAATATCTGATGGAAAATGGCATCAACCTCGTTTCGGGTGGTACCGACAACCATATGATACTTATAGATTTGCGAAATCTGGGGATTACCGGCAAAGATGCTGCATCGGTGCTGGAGAAAGCAGGCATCACGGTTAATAAAAACTCAATCCCGTTTGAAAAATTAAGCCCGCATATTACCAGCGGTATTCGCATCGGCACCCCTGCCGTCACCACCAGGGGTATGAAAAAACTGGAAATGGAAATGATAGCCAGGCTGATCGTTGATATTCTAAAAAAACCCGATGACGATGGGTTGGTTAAAAAGGCCAGGGCAACAGTCAGTGAGCTTTGCAGGGGTTTTCCGCTTTATGAAGAGAATGATTTCTGA
- the rpiB gene encoding ribose 5-phosphate isomerase B codes for MNDTHTPIIIGCDHAAYPLKERVKDYLVGKGIDVEDVGTDSEKSVDYPDFGKKVASMVSQGNFNRGILMCGTGIGMSMVANKFSHVRAALCTEPFSAEMSRRHNDSNILVMGGRMIGETLALEIVRVWLDTPFDGGRHLARINQFDTIDS; via the coding sequence ATGAATGATACCCATACACCGATCATTATAGGATGTGACCACGCTGCATATCCGTTAAAAGAAAGGGTCAAAGACTATCTTGTCGGCAAAGGAATAGACGTTGAAGATGTTGGCACTGACAGTGAAAAGTCGGTGGATTATCCTGATTTTGGCAAAAAAGTGGCTTCCATGGTTTCCCAGGGAAATTTCAACCGAGGCATACTCATGTGCGGAACAGGGATCGGTATGTCAATGGTTGCCAACAAATTTTCTCATGTCAGAGCGGCGTTGTGTACCGAGCCTTTTTCTGCCGAAATGAGCCGGCGTCATAATGATTCTAATATACTGGTCATGGGTGGACGCATGATTGGTGAGACGCTTGCTCTTGAAATCGTAAGGGTTTGGCTTGACACTCCATTTGATGGTGGAAGGCACCTGGCCAGAATAAATCAATTTGACACAATCGATTCCTGA